The window cagaaaTCGCTCTCTTTGTTACAGTGAAggactggaggagggaggggagagagggcagacgccttcactctctctgtaacacaaacaaacacagcacagcaggaaacttaacactgaaggactggggggggggggggacagagagcagaggggaagagagaaagggcagaaggcagggacacacacactcccacatgcacactctgaagaaaaccttgctagcccccgtttcatttgcatcagaaacggggcttttttactagtttactatATTACAATGCTACTATGTCCGTTTGCCACATTCATATATGTTTTAGAATTCCCCACTATACAGAGCAAGTCAGAAGTTTTGAGCTTTTCACAGTACCCAGGATATGAGGAGTATGTTTTATCGTTGGAGGAAAAGTTACATGCAGGGATTTcactttttattccatgcttacATTTCAAAATGCATACAATGCACCAGTATCCAAGGATATTACAATTTTAGGAAAACATCCCAGTTCCAGTTTAGAGAACTGATGAATGTGGCCTACTATAACCCTTCACATGAAGATCTATGCAAGAGGTATCATGTTTGCATTGATTTAACAAAAACTGGACTAACTTCTAAATTATAATACCATTCAAGAAACCCACATAAGAATTGTTAAATGAAAGCATCTAAATGGTCTCATGATAGCTTTTACATTTTCCGATACAAATTATCACCGCCTGCAAAGAAGAGTCATTTTCCCCCAAATTCTTCTCATCAACACACCCCTCACCTCTTTGCTTCTCAGGCTGTAGATCAGAGGGTTTAACATTGGGTTAATTAAGCAATAAAACACTGCGAAAAATCTTGGATCTGCAGAGCTGGTATCTGGCTGCAAATAAGCAATCATGGCAGTCCCGTAGAACAAGGTCACCACAGCGAGGTGTGAGGAGCAGGTGGAGAACGCCTTGCTTCTTCCTTCTCTGGAATTCATCCTCAGCACGGTAGAGATAATGTAAATGTAAGAGGAGACGATGACCAGAAATGGAATGAGCAGGAAAACTGTATCTGCTACCATACGTATGATTTCATTCAAATAAGTATCAGTACATGACAGCTTCATTACAGCTACACCATCACAGAAGAAGTGATAGATTACCTTAGAATTACAGTAAGGCAAAGTTATTATGAAAGTGATCTGTCCAAACTGCAACACCACTGATATAATCCAGGAACCTGCAGCCATATGAACACACCTTTTATTGCTCATAAGAGTGGCGTAATGCAGGGGTTTACAAATTGCGACGTAGCGATCATAAGCCATAATACCCAGAAGCACGCATTCCTCActgccaaaaaaaaagaagaaatacatTTGCAAGGCACACCCCATGAACGAGACGCTTCCATCCTCGGTCAAGAGATTTACCAGGGTTCTTGGGATTGTGACCGTGGTGAAACAGATCTCCACTAAAGATAAGTTcctgaggaagaagtacatggggCTTTGGAGGGACGGTTCCACAGTAAGGATGGTAAAGACGAGCAAATTTCCCATCACAGCAAGTACATAGAAGAGAAGCAACAACAGAAAAAGCAAACGCTGAATCTGTGGAGACAGGTCCGAGAATCCAACAAGTATAAATCCACTCACAACAGTCTGATTTTCAGATGCCATTAGTTCATAGATTAACCTGAAGTAGACATAAAGACCACAGCTAACTCATTGCTCAAAGAGGTCAGAGATACAGTGGCCACATTACATTTTTGGAGAATGCAAGACATTTTGAATGTGGGGGTTTAGCCCATATTTGTTTTACAAGGTGGTAGGTGTACCCACAGGCGCCACAAGATTTGAGCCTAATAATTTTACTAGAGTGCAAGAAGGGTTAATAATGGATGCTGTGGGGATGAAGCCATTGTTGAGATTACGTTAGGAAGGAAGGTAGACCCCCCCAACTCTCTGTGAAATCTGTCATGGAATTCACTGTCAGTGTCAAGAACTTTATTGCTCACTTGCTGTTTTCAACTCCAACCTAATCATACCTCTGTATCACGATGTTAAAATTGGCACTGGCATGTCCTTTAACGGCATTCGATGAGAACAATATCCTTACAGCCTATTTAACTCAGTTTAATGCCCATTTACTTTGCagattctcacccccccccccccccatggtgttTCATGCAAAAGCAAAAACAGAAACGAAGTGGAAATAAATAGATTAGCTCATCTTAATTCCATAGCACTCAAAATCTACATTGAATCCACCTTACGCATAATCATTTAAGAATATTGCCAAACCTTGGGTCATGGAAGAAATCTTTTTGTTTGCTGCAAAGTTGTCTATGGGTGTTGGCTTCGCTTCTTTGTCCAGCTAGCCTTGTAGTGAGAGCTGTTAAAATTATCTATGTAAAAATTACAGAACTGGAAGTTATGAATAGAAATAGTATCAAAAACTACCCAAACGTAAGCATCCTTCAACATAGCTTCTTCTTATTTCAGTTAGGGAATAAGAACAATCCATGGACCCATTTGCTCCGATGTCCATTTCGGAACTGCCTCCAGCCTGGGTATTGAGTGTGTAATCGCTCAAGTAATATCTAACCATTGTAAGATTCCTGCCAAAGAGACCTcaattaattgggggggggggttctttttctaagccacgggagcatttttagcttgtagtagagaggtgtggtagccgtgttagtccacttttaaaggtaatcaatagaaatcaaacaaaataaaacatggaaaagaaaataagacgatacctttttttattggacataacttaatacatttctggattagctttcgaaggttgcccttcttcgtcagatcggaaataagcaaatgtggtagatgacagtatatatacttgaaacattaaagcatttcagtgacagcctAACAgagtggggatgggtaggagatatgcatgggaccATCAAAGCATTTttagtgatagtctaacaggatgggggtggataggtgagaggagggtgataaacagagcaatacaactttagggtttataatgggctagaaaacccagatctttgttaagtcctgtctgttgggtgtcaaaatattcaatcattctgactttaaaacaatacagcaacgtaagacctttgaagttacctttcaggatgcttactatgaaatcactggtatggtgttctggttttgtaaaatgctgCCTCACAGGGGCagaatcctggctggcactggcattcttcatgtgatgtctatgtaa is drawn from Microcaecilia unicolor chromosome 14, aMicUni1.1, whole genome shotgun sequence and contains these coding sequences:
- the LOC115457192 gene encoding olfactory receptor 10A7-like, whose protein sequence is MASENQTVVSGFILVGFSDLSPQIQRLLFLLLLLFYVLAVMGNLLVFTILTVEPSLQSPMYFFLRNLSLVEICFTTVTIPRTLVNLLTEDGSVSFMGCALQMYFFFFFGSEECVLLGIMAYDRYVAICKPLHYATLMSNKRCVHMAAGSWIISVVLQFGQITFIITLPYCNSKVIYHFFCDGVAVMKLSCTDTYLNEIIRMVADTVFLLIPFLVIVSSYIYIISTVLRMNSREGRSKAFSTCSSHLAVVTLFYGTAMIAYLQPDTSSADPRFFAVFYCLINPMLNPLIYSLRSKEVRGVLMRRIWGKMTLLCRR